A DNA window from Paenibacillus sp. HWE-109 contains the following coding sequences:
- a CDS encoding ThuA domain-containing protein: MAISKTTGFRHASIDQGAKIALPEMAKKYGFQIDFTENAADINAANLAKYDVVFFVSTTGNFSDWGLTDQQKQDFMNFIKSGKGYVGAHSATDTGYDWQEYGDLTGAYFSNHPWTQTVKFNVEDSNNPATAHLGPSWTALEEVYYFKENPRDKGKHILLSLDMNSNGVTGGAFEDHPNAWCSPVQNGRMFYTALGHHPETWFNADFQQHLLGGLKYAWGEANDTDCDQPSPKGGLQKVSLVKGTIASPVGIDISKSGEIFVISLFGKVYTVSQEGDTKEILNIPTNLEGEHGLLGLALDPDFESNHYIYLYYTNPVKTAEGKLINNVSRFTYENGVISANTEKNLLKETSDVTCCHQAGYLKFGPDGKLYLTIGDNNSPTQGPQTRSIQTSQNLDDMRGKILRFNKDGSAPNDNPFFTGQGGARDYVYAWGFRNPYRISFDTTKGNGKTIIYEGDVGPDGTFAGGSNGDYDEFNAITAPGQNFGWPYGIGDKFYNKKDYVGANNLNEINDTLYAEKFATTKKPIAFYSYTNDPIWGQGGRTALAGPVYDYTGPNAIPGLKGKFLAYDFTRNWVKAVTTDDNGAIVKVEDFLSGMLAPIDMKLGPDGALYIAEFGKSWESDGDDGISKVFYGQLNRNPVIKAKVSAVSGKTPLTVNFDTTGTTDLDGHTIAFAWNFGDGSTSHDANPSHTYSVNGNYDVTLTVTNGTGKFSVWNTKISAGNTAPVVKITSPATGSFFTNGETITATAYATDEEDGLIACDKIQWSVNLLHDAHYHPFPGTTGCTPTLTLFDDGHGPEARIAWNIAATVTDNGGPGTTPLSSSASITFKNKRLHAADFAATGGNAPTSPADQGVKTEDTQDMYGGKNVGFTDANDWLLFKDIDMSTIKKMYFRMASNSENLNMEVHLDSPTGEKVAAVKETTTKGWQNWKTFSSDVTHAPHNVMKNALSITNNVYGQSENNGTITNNVYAKPMLANLPAIASDFHDVYFVFPQGANNINWIQFASAGDAAPTEGDVCNNNCTGTGGNPTYDTKGALSRTNWVAKASHGENFNTNGTPPDDPKSCLKCAFDGELFSRWSTGTVMKADMWYQVDLGADTNISRVLVDFGSLWTTAQQAKHLDYFRGYQIQVSTDAVNWTTVAAADTNTAYVVDKTFGEVKARYVRIVNTKDDTTNAWYASIHELYVFPAAAPGKNWTFTTFPRGGGNDTSNPSDVKNVIDGKMNTRWDTGEFQKPGEWFQVNMGAVSTINEVILDASGHTQDYPRGYIIEVSSDGQNWKKVAEKANNTDVKVVATFSPVNAQYVKITQTGSSTANYWSIDELDIKVSDQPVVELDAVLTSDTAGKILSAGDEVKVTVSAKDAKNLFASKLMLTYDTSKLEYVSSALNSQFGKEGDTAVLVRKEETGKLSMVLTALGDFQGFNGSVGLVDITFKLKADGAATLSKGSDFSDVNGKLIQLKKDKTIAFVLSNPDVDNDGNLTVADLVAVAKAFGKTSFDPRYDLNHDGVVNIVDIAFVARKLLEL; the protein is encoded by the coding sequence TTGGCTATTTCCAAAACAACAGGCTTCCGTCATGCATCGATTGATCAAGGAGCTAAAATAGCACTTCCTGAAATGGCAAAAAAATATGGTTTTCAAATTGATTTTACGGAAAATGCGGCAGATATTAACGCTGCTAATCTTGCTAAGTATGATGTTGTCTTTTTTGTCAGCACTACAGGTAACTTTAGCGATTGGGGTTTGACTGATCAACAGAAGCAAGATTTCATGAATTTCATCAAATCTGGTAAAGGCTATGTAGGCGCACATTCGGCTACAGATACCGGGTATGATTGGCAAGAGTATGGTGACTTAACAGGCGCGTACTTCAGTAATCATCCATGGACGCAAACAGTCAAGTTCAATGTAGAAGATTCCAATAATCCAGCAACTGCCCACCTGGGTCCATCCTGGACAGCGCTAGAGGAAGTGTACTATTTCAAAGAAAATCCACGGGATAAAGGGAAACATATTCTTTTAAGCTTGGATATGAACAGCAATGGCGTAACGGGAGGGGCGTTCGAAGACCATCCGAATGCTTGGTGTAGCCCGGTTCAAAACGGAAGAATGTTCTATACGGCATTAGGTCATCATCCGGAAACTTGGTTCAATGCAGATTTCCAACAGCATCTTCTCGGCGGTTTGAAATATGCATGGGGAGAGGCTAATGATACGGATTGCGATCAGCCTTCTCCAAAAGGCGGCCTGCAGAAGGTTTCTCTGGTCAAAGGAACTATCGCAAGTCCGGTTGGAATCGATATTTCCAAAAGTGGAGAAATTTTCGTAATCAGCCTTTTCGGTAAAGTTTATACCGTTTCTCAAGAAGGAGATACGAAGGAAATTTTGAACATCCCTACTAACTTGGAGGGTGAACACGGGTTATTGGGTTTGGCCCTTGATCCTGATTTTGAATCCAATCACTACATTTATCTGTATTATACAAATCCGGTGAAAACAGCAGAGGGTAAACTGATTAACAATGTTTCTCGTTTTACATACGAGAATGGGGTAATTAGTGCAAATACAGAAAAGAACTTGTTAAAAGAAACGTCCGATGTGACCTGCTGCCATCAAGCTGGCTACCTTAAATTCGGGCCGGATGGCAAGCTGTATTTAACGATAGGGGATAACAACTCACCTACACAAGGGCCACAAACCCGTTCCATTCAGACATCTCAGAACTTGGATGATATGCGTGGAAAGATTCTTCGTTTCAACAAAGACGGTTCCGCACCGAACGATAACCCCTTCTTTACAGGTCAAGGCGGTGCAAGAGATTACGTCTATGCTTGGGGCTTCCGTAACCCATATCGTATTTCTTTTGACACCACAAAAGGAAATGGTAAAACCATCATCTACGAAGGAGATGTTGGTCCCGACGGTACCTTTGCTGGCGGAAGTAACGGCGACTACGATGAATTTAATGCGATAACCGCTCCTGGTCAAAACTTTGGTTGGCCTTATGGGATTGGTGATAAGTTTTATAACAAAAAAGACTATGTTGGAGCCAATAATTTAAATGAAATCAATGATACTTTATATGCAGAGAAATTTGCGACAACGAAAAAACCGATTGCTTTCTACTCGTATACCAATGATCCAATTTGGGGGCAAGGCGGAAGAACGGCGCTGGCTGGTCCCGTTTATGACTACACAGGACCAAACGCAATTCCTGGATTAAAAGGAAAGTTTTTAGCTTATGATTTTACCCGCAATTGGGTTAAAGCGGTTACAACAGATGACAATGGGGCAATTGTCAAAGTAGAAGATTTCTTATCCGGAATGCTTGCTCCGATTGATATGAAATTGGGTCCGGACGGTGCCTTGTATATTGCCGAGTTCGGAAAATCATGGGAATCTGATGGAGACGATGGTATCTCCAAGGTATTCTACGGCCAATTGAACAGAAATCCTGTTATCAAAGCGAAAGTAAGCGCTGTATCAGGAAAAACACCGTTAACAGTTAATTTTGATACAACGGGAACTACGGATCTGGACGGCCATACGATTGCTTTTGCATGGAATTTCGGAGATGGAAGCACATCTCATGATGCAAATCCGTCTCACACGTACTCGGTCAACGGAAACTATGATGTAACATTGACGGTTACCAATGGAACCGGGAAATTCTCCGTGTGGAACACAAAGATTAGCGCGGGTAACACCGCTCCTGTAGTGAAAATCACTTCTCCTGCTACCGGAAGTTTCTTTACGAATGGCGAGACGATCACAGCAACAGCTTACGCCACGGATGAAGAAGACGGACTGATTGCTTGCGATAAGATCCAGTGGTCTGTCAACCTCCTTCATGACGCTCACTACCATCCGTTCCCAGGAACAACCGGATGTACGCCAACATTAACATTATTTGATGATGGACATGGGCCGGAAGCTAGGATTGCTTGGAATATCGCTGCGACAGTGACCGATAATGGCGGACCAGGAACAACGCCATTAAGCAGTTCAGCTTCCATTACCTTTAAGAATAAGCGTCTTCATGCTGCCGACTTTGCTGCAACTGGGGGTAACGCGCCGACTTCACCTGCGGATCAAGGCGTCAAAACAGAGGATACTCAAGATATGTACGGCGGCAAAAATGTCGGGTTCACAGATGCCAATGACTGGCTCTTGTTTAAAGATATTGACATGTCAACGATTAAAAAGATGTATTTCCGTATGGCATCTAACTCGGAGAATCTGAACATGGAAGTTCATTTGGATAGCCCAACTGGTGAAAAAGTCGCTGCCGTCAAGGAGACTACAACGAAAGGCTGGCAAAACTGGAAAACATTTAGCAGTGATGTCACGCATGCTCCACATAACGTAATGAAGAATGCTCTAAGCATTACAAATAACGTTTATGGCCAGTCCGAAAATAATGGAACCATAACCAATAACGTGTATGCCAAGCCTATGCTTGCTAATCTGCCCGCGATTGCTAGTGACTTTCATGATGTGTACTTTGTCTTCCCGCAGGGTGCAAATAATATTAACTGGATTCAATTTGCATCTGCTGGAGATGCAGCACCTACGGAAGGCGATGTTTGTAACAACAACTGTACCGGCACTGGTGGCAACCCGACCTATGATACGAAAGGCGCATTAAGTCGTACGAACTGGGTAGCGAAGGCTAGCCATGGCGAGAACTTTAATACCAACGGTACTCCGCCAGATGATCCGAAAAGCTGCTTGAAATGCGCTTTCGACGGCGAATTGTTCTCCCGTTGGAGTACAGGAACGGTCATGAAAGCCGACATGTGGTATCAAGTTGATCTTGGGGCTGATACGAATATTTCCCGTGTGCTTGTAGACTTCGGATCTCTGTGGACTACCGCACAGCAAGCCAAACATCTGGACTATTTCCGTGGATACCAAATTCAAGTATCTACAGATGCTGTGAACTGGACAACAGTGGCAGCAGCGGATACGAATACTGCTTATGTCGTTGACAAAACCTTCGGCGAAGTAAAAGCACGCTATGTAAGAATTGTGAATACGAAAGACGATACGACGAATGCCTGGTATGCATCCATCCATGAGCTGTATGTGTTCCCAGCAGCTGCACCAGGTAAAAACTGGACATTTACAACCTTCCCAAGAGGTGGTGGAAACGATACTAGCAATCCTTCCGACGTGAAAAATGTCATCGACGGCAAGATGAACACGCGCTGGGATACTGGCGAATTCCAAAAACCAGGTGAATGGTTCCAAGTCAATATGGGAGCAGTAAGCACGATTAACGAGGTGATCCTTGATGCATCGGGTCATACCCAAGACTATCCACGCGGGTATATCATTGAAGTTTCGAGTGATGGTCAAAATTGGAAGAAGGTAGCTGAGAAAGCTAACAATACAGACGTGAAAGTCGTTGCAACCTTCAGCCCGGTGAATGCCCAATACGTGAAGATCACTCAAACAGGTTCATCTACCGCTAATTATTGGTCTATCGACGAACTGGATATCAAAGTATCAGATCAACCGGTTGTTGAACTGGATGCTGTCCTGACTTCGGATACGGCAGGTAAAATTTTGTCAGCAGGGGATGAAGTGAAGGTTACGGTATCTGCTAAAGATGCTAAGAATCTGTTTGCGTCCAAATTGATGCTCACTTACGACACAAGCAAGCTTGAGTATGTAAGCAGTGCCCTCAACAGCCAGTTTGGTAAAGAGGGAGATACAGCTGTTCTTGTCCGCAAGGAAGAAACCGGTAAGCTTTCTATGGTCTTGACCGCTCTTGGAGATTTCCAAGGCTTCAACGGCAGTGTAGGTTTGGTTGACATTACGTTTAAACTTAAGGCAGACGGGGCCGCAACCCTGAGCAAGGGAAGCGATTTCTCCGATGTTAACGGTAAATTGATCCAATTGAAAAAGGATAAGACGATTGCATTTGTTCTAAGCAACCCTGATGTAGACAATGACGGTAATTTGACTGTTGCTGACCTTGTTGCAGTAGCTAAAGCATTTGGTAAAACATCGTTCGATCCGCGATACGATTTGAATCATGACGGAGTTGTCAATATCGTAGATATTGCTTTTGTAGCTAGAAAATTGCTTGAGCTTTAA
- a CDS encoding response regulator transcription factor, producing the protein MIRMLIVDDEEIITDGLFDVFSQLNLNLDLYKAYSGEEALDWMNTTRVDIVLSDIRMPGMDGLELMRNIRSSWPHCKIIFLTGYNDFDYVYQAIQSPGVSYLLKSEEYDKIIKAVTDAIHELESSLKFHDLVKQSREKLTTLETLAQGNYFRYLLQGTRTTGELEVDFRNLGIALDSALPILVAVADMHRTNTHHSFAESQNAALAVKFLAETFLAERTDSLGIIDHYGGLVWLVQPKHGQVRELDEAYARTVKFLEGQFELMQQACHDSLGITFAITICADTYEWKQLSEIYDRLRSEQYRRAGDGAQMVQTVTLGTIGTAANSRTLKEKAESLAIHLEGGNREGFLHLFDELMKTAFDERGNGGPFAVELYYTIALFLLSYINRWELHGKVGTTGLMQRDRHSSWQDSYEFLKQTAESLFSLRLSVERNRAAAVIEKIRLYIEEHLGEDLSLVRLASVIHFNPSYLSRLFKQESGINLSEYIDEVRMEKAKNLLKKDELKIAEVGVQVGYETPHSFTRFFKKSTSMTPAEYREIVRK; encoded by the coding sequence ATGATTAGAATGCTGATCGTTGATGATGAGGAAATCATTACAGACGGGCTGTTTGACGTATTTAGCCAACTGAATCTCAATCTTGATTTGTATAAAGCCTATTCCGGTGAAGAAGCGCTGGATTGGATGAATACGACGAGAGTGGACATCGTGTTGTCCGATATTCGTATGCCCGGGATGGATGGTCTCGAGCTAATGAGAAACATACGGAGTAGTTGGCCGCATTGCAAAATCATTTTTTTGACAGGATATAATGATTTTGATTATGTCTACCAAGCGATTCAATCACCCGGTGTTAGCTATCTCCTCAAGAGTGAGGAATACGATAAGATTATCAAGGCCGTAACAGATGCGATTCATGAACTTGAAAGCAGTTTAAAATTCCATGATCTAGTCAAGCAATCGCGAGAGAAGCTTACTACACTCGAAACCCTTGCTCAAGGGAATTATTTCCGTTATTTGCTTCAAGGGACACGAACAACGGGGGAGTTAGAAGTTGATTTCCGTAATCTGGGCATTGCTCTTGATTCAGCTTTGCCCATTCTTGTTGCGGTAGCTGACATGCACCGTACGAACACACACCATTCCTTTGCGGAAAGCCAGAATGCGGCACTTGCTGTGAAATTTTTGGCAGAGACATTCCTGGCAGAACGGACAGATAGTCTTGGAATCATTGATCATTATGGCGGTCTCGTCTGGCTTGTTCAACCAAAGCATGGCCAAGTAAGGGAACTGGACGAAGCCTATGCCCGCACGGTCAAATTTCTAGAGGGACAATTTGAGCTTATGCAACAAGCTTGTCATGATTCTTTGGGAATTACTTTTGCCATTACGATTTGCGCAGATACCTACGAATGGAAACAACTTTCAGAGATATACGATCGATTGAGAAGTGAGCAGTACCGACGAGCGGGAGATGGTGCCCAGATGGTTCAAACAGTCACTTTGGGAACCATTGGAACAGCAGCCAACTCAAGAACGCTGAAAGAAAAGGCGGAGTCCTTGGCGATTCATCTAGAAGGCGGAAATAGAGAGGGATTTCTCCATCTGTTCGACGAACTAATGAAAACGGCTTTCGATGAACGAGGAAATGGAGGCCCTTTTGCAGTGGAACTGTATTATACGATTGCACTCTTCTTACTATCCTATATTAACCGTTGGGAGCTGCACGGTAAGGTTGGAACAACCGGGCTTATGCAAAGAGATAGGCATTCATCATGGCAAGATAGCTACGAGTTTTTGAAACAGACCGCAGAGTCCTTGTTCTCTCTTCGATTGAGTGTAGAACGCAATAGAGCAGCAGCCGTGATAGAGAAGATCCGGTTGTATATTGAGGAGCATCTGGGTGAAGACTTATCTCTCGTACGTTTAGCTAGCGTGATACACTTCAACCCGTCCTATTTATCTCGGCTTTTTAAACAGGAAAGTGGCATTAATCTATCTGAATATATTGATGAAGTTAGAATGGAGAAAGCCAAAAATTTGCTCAAGAAAGATGAACTTAAAATTGCTGAAGTGGGCGTTCAGGTAGGGTATGAAACCCCACACTCTTTTACTCGATTTTTCAAAAAATCAACCAGCATGACGCCAGCGGAGTATCGTGAGATTGTAAGGAAATAA
- a CDS encoding S-layer homology domain-containing protein: MSQIKLGTLGTSFKVKDNITVPIMALDTKELMGLQFSIKYDPGIFDFMEGDTVLSSGFYSVDANSNILIDEQNGILKYALIKNQIPGKDTIPQIKIADLHFKALKAADSTSIKIDEITATTGYAQIPTNSQDTKQTKINDDNGNGPVDTEKPVVLIQSSNATNSPTYVLKGTVTDNDPKVSLTINGAPVTLNNSTFEKSFTLTEGANSFTLIAADSAGNKQENTFVVTYTKSGSGGGGGSTGTGTGSGNGTVNSQDPEFVSVQIVAATGGTIQLGTKVKVVIPAHALKEDAKITIRRLADLDKTSEGERVLQIGSHIYEITTTGDKNLNKPMTLSLTPDPNKIKNGKEPAIYYYQEDRKQWIYLGEQDHHAIGEMSTEIVHFAKFAVFTDETIVKLNDVNNHWAAVFIDRLVGMKVINGYEDQTFRPENNVTRAEFTSMIVSALGLAVGKDASPSFADTDQIPSWAKGYVKAAVDAGIIEGRAGADGGTYFDADALITRAEMAVMITRVLHTTPSGSALSFTDANDIPDWAKSSIAHLVKEEIINGFEDNTFRSNANATRSQAASMIYKLLVELGI, encoded by the coding sequence ATGTCTCAGATTAAGCTAGGCACATTAGGCACTTCTTTTAAGGTGAAGGACAACATTACGGTACCTATCATGGCACTCGATACGAAAGAGCTTATGGGTCTGCAATTTTCCATTAAATATGATCCGGGAATCTTTGACTTTATGGAAGGGGATACGGTACTTTCCAGCGGCTTTTACAGTGTCGATGCGAACAGTAATATACTGATTGATGAACAAAACGGCATTCTTAAATATGCGCTAATCAAGAATCAAATTCCTGGCAAGGATACCATACCCCAAATCAAGATAGCAGATTTACATTTCAAAGCTCTGAAGGCTGCTGATTCCACGTCGATCAAGATAGATGAAATTACTGCTACTACAGGCTATGCACAAATTCCAACAAATTCACAGGATACCAAGCAGACCAAGATAAATGACGACAACGGTAATGGCCCCGTAGACACGGAAAAACCAGTTGTTCTCATACAATCCAGCAATGCGACGAATAGCCCGACTTATGTATTAAAAGGTACCGTAACGGATAATGATCCGAAGGTATCGCTAACCATTAATGGTGCACCGGTAACATTAAACAATAGCACCTTCGAGAAAAGCTTCACCCTTACGGAAGGGGCTAATTCTTTTACCTTGATTGCTGCAGATAGTGCCGGTAATAAACAAGAGAATACGTTTGTGGTCACTTATACAAAGTCGGGAAGCGGCGGCGGTGGAGGCAGCACGGGAACTGGTACGGGCAGTGGCAATGGTACCGTGAATTCACAAGATCCCGAATTTGTATCCGTACAAATTGTTGCTGCAACAGGCGGAACCATTCAACTGGGAACAAAGGTTAAGGTCGTTATTCCAGCCCATGCGTTAAAAGAGGATGCCAAGATCACGATCCGACGCCTTGCTGATCTTGATAAGACCAGTGAGGGCGAGCGAGTCTTACAAATTGGAAGCCATATTTACGAAATCACGACAACCGGCGATAAAAATTTGAATAAACCAATGACCCTGTCATTAACGCCAGATCCGAATAAAATCAAAAACGGGAAAGAACCGGCGATTTATTACTATCAGGAAGACAGAAAGCAATGGATCTATCTTGGCGAACAAGATCATCATGCAATAGGAGAAATGTCTACCGAAATCGTTCATTTTGCGAAATTTGCCGTATTTACCGATGAGACTATCGTGAAATTGAACGATGTAAACAACCACTGGGCGGCTGTATTCATTGATCGTTTGGTAGGAATGAAAGTGATAAATGGCTATGAAGATCAAACCTTCAGACCGGAAAACAATGTGACGAGGGCTGAATTTACAAGCATGATAGTATCAGCGCTAGGCTTGGCCGTTGGAAAAGACGCATCCCCTTCTTTTGCGGATACAGACCAAATTCCAAGCTGGGCCAAGGGATATGTGAAAGCGGCTGTTGATGCTGGAATCATCGAGGGACGTGCCGGAGCAGACGGCGGTACTTATTTTGATGCCGATGCTCTTATCACACGCGCAGAAATGGCGGTAATGATTACAAGAGTGCTGCATACAACACCATCGGGTTCAGCCTTAAGCTTTACGGACGCGAACGATATTCCAGATTGGGCAAAATCGAGCATCGCGCATTTGGTGAAGGAAGAAATCATTAACGGCTTTGAGGACAACACCTTCCGTTCAAATGCCAATGCTACACGGTCCCAGGCAGCATCGATGATCTATAAGCTGTTGGTTGAATTAGGAATTTAA